A window of the Ogataea parapolymorpha DL-1 chromosome V, whole genome shotgun sequence genome harbors these coding sequences:
- a CDS encoding pre-mRNA-processing factor 40: MWSEVVDEEGRVYYYNSETEQTQWERPEDLKESRVDAALEKTKWQRYLTDEGEVYYYNEETEESVWTLPDEVRKLINPTTVEEQEPAQENGDKVFDSTKIVDLSSFFTDEELRWEKNADAKTDQFVQMLEDYSVGTDWTFQQVMERCIVDKRYWTLPDSITRKECFEVYLLRKADEEFREKENSRESYRNAFFQVLDNYDIKYYTRWNTCAKLIMDEPIYSLIPPKMKREFFEEYVGKLKRAREAEIKEARRKQLEEVEVILRAELTLRSQVDDAFKTLDMERLPHLNKLDILTIYESIVNELERSFQATVAENNKKNYRADRKARDGFRQLLEEVSQKIEFTAKLRWHELLPYIKDDPRFINLCGRKGSLPIDFYWDILDKENQSLKAKRDLVKHIVPTADNMSLEEFTRVVSQKVDNVSESDCRLIREMLLEEGRQKGEGDRRKRLMTLGYGVARS, encoded by the coding sequence ATGTGGAGCGAAGTGGTAGACGAGGAAGGTCGTGTTTACTACTACAACTCAGAGACTGAGCAGACGCAGTGGGAGAGACCTGAAGACTTGAAGGAGAGCAGGGTTGACGCTGCCTTAGAGAAGACAAAATGGCAGCGATACCTCACTGACGAGGGCGAGGTCTACTACTACAACGAGGAAACAGAGGAGAGTGTTTGGACACTTCCGGACGAGGTGCGCAAACTCATAAACCCAACAACTGTTGAAGAGCAGGAACCGGCCCAGGAGAATGGAGACAAGGTATTTGACTCTACAAAGATCGTGGATCTAAGCAGTTTCTTTacggacgaggagctcagaTGGGAAAAGAATGCAGATGCAAAAACAGATCAATTTGTGCAAATGCTGGAAGATTACTCTGTAGGAACAGATTGGACATTTCAGCAGGTGATGGAACGGTGCATAGTGGATAAGCGGTATTGGACTTTACCTGACTCGATTACGAGGAAGGAATGTTTTGAGGTTTATTTGCTTCGGAAAgccgacgaggagttccGAGAGAAGGAGAACTCGCGCGAGAGTTACAGAAACGCATTTTTCCAGGTTCTGGACAATTACGATATAAAGTACTACACCCGATGGAACACATGTGCGAAACTCATCATGGATGAGCCTATTTATTCACTTATACCACCCAAGATGAAACGGGAATTTTTTGAAGAGTACGTCGGTAAGCTGAAGCGTGCACGTGAGGCAGAGATCAAGGAGGCCAGGCGTAAACAACTCGAGGAAGTCGAGGTCATTCTGCGGGCGGAGCTCACACTAAGGTCGCAGGTGGACGATGCTTTCAAGACGCTAGATATGGAGCGCTTGCCCCATTTGAACAAACTAGATATTCTCACGATTTATGAAAGTATCGTGAACGAGTTGGAGAGATCATTCCAGGCCACGGTCGCTGAGaacaataaaaaaaattacagAGCAGATAGGAAGGCCAGAGACGGTTTTAGAcagcttctggaggaggtgAGCCAAAAAATTGAGTTCACAGCGAAATTGAGATGGCATGAGCTCCTCCCATATATAAAGGATGATCCGCGATTCATCAATCTTTGCGGTAGAAAAGGCTCACTTCCAATCGATTTCTATTGGGATATTCTTGACAAGGAGAACCAAAGTTTGAAAGCCAAGCGAGACTTGGTGAAGCACATAGTTCCTACTGCTGATAACATGTCTCTTGAGGAGTTCACCAGAGTTGTTTCGCAGAAAGTGGACAATGTTTCAGAAAGCGACTGTCGACTCATAAGAGAGAtgcttttggaagaagGAAGACAAAAAGGCGAAGGAGACCGCAGAAAACGACTAATGACGCTGGGTTACGGGGTAGCAAGAAGTTAA
- a CDS encoding Signal peptidase complex catalytic subunit SEC11: MNLRQQLGSGLSMAMVLASAFAFWKLFSIVTMSNSPIVVVLSGSMEPAFQRGDVLFLWNREEYVGVGDVVVYKLQEKDIPIVHRVVREHRVMEKDRKTKKKVQKQLLLTKGDNNERDDLPLYAYGQQYLERKKDILGRVFGYVPLVGYVTILITENVYFKYALMALLGLSALVQDE; the protein is encoded by the coding sequence ATGAATTTACGTCAACAGCTGGGTTCGGGTCTGAGCATGGCCATGGTTTTGGCCAGCGCTTTTGCGTTCTGGAAGCTATTCTCCATCGTGACCATGTCGAACTCTCCAATTGTGGTGGTTCTTTCTGGATCTATGGAGCCAGCTTTTCAGCGAGGAGATGTGCTGTTTCTTTGGAATAGAGAAGAGTACGTTGGAGTAGGAGACGTTGTTGTCTACAAGttgcaagaaaaagatattCCAATTGTGCATAGAGTTGTTAGAGAACACAGGGTGATGGAGAAAGACAGGAagacaaagaaaaaagtgcaaaagcagctgctcctgACGAAAGGAGATAATAACGAGCGAGACGATCTACCACTATACGCTTACGGACAGCAGTATCTCGAAAGAAAGAAAGATATTCTTGGGAGGGTATTTGGATACGTGCCTCTAGTGGGATATGTTACCATTCTCATTACGGAGAACGTGTACTTCAAGTACGCCCTGATGGCATTACTCGGTCTATCTGCGTTAGTGCAGGACGAATAA
- a CDS encoding Protein transport protein BET1 translates to MSSRYSSKAHQREGRTALFSTVSQPVSAAHSPIRTYNTSSATSLDNLRRQEDPFARSSSPYDTADSKKRDYNASLMSQLESQNDETVDLLGSKITALKNLSMMMGDEINKSRFNLSALGGDMELSKNRIKANLNRMAIMADKTGISWKIWLLFFTVIFWIFLWVWLF, encoded by the coding sequence ATGTCTAGTCGGTACTCTTCAAAAGCGCACCAGCGTGAAGGAAGAACAGCGCTTTTTTCCACGGTGTCTCAACCGGTATCTGCTGCACACTCTCCAATAAGAACGTACAACACATCCTCGGCCACGTCGCTGGATAATCTACGCCGTCAGGAGGACCCTTTTGCTAGATCGTCTTCCCCCTACGATACAGCAGACTCAAAGAAACGAGACTACAATGCTTCGTTAATGTCACAGCTCGAGTCTCAAAACGACGAGACAGTGGACCTACTGGGTTCCAAAATAacagctttgaaaaatctctCCATGATGATGGGCGACGAAATCAACAAAAGCAGATTCAACCTCTCTGCTCTCGGGGGCGATATGGAACTGAGCAAAAACCGCATCAAGGCCAACCTCAATCGGATGGCCATAATGGCCGACAAGACAGGAATCAGCTGGAAAATATGGCTCCTGTTCTTCACAGTTATATTTTGGATATTTTTGTGGGTCTGGTTGTTTTAG
- a CDS encoding Embryonic polyadenylate-binding protein 2-B, whose protein sequence is MSESEQPPQQPRLAPNQPSNQQEIDSRSVYLGNVDYSALPGDLKELLDDCGVINRITILYDKHTGKPRGYAFVEFETHEGAQKAVAMNGTEFRGRTLTVTPKRTNYPGITNARRYSGAPPHRGRGRGGRSAAWRGRTHHLREDDAKNEEPAKTSPD, encoded by the coding sequence ATGTCAGAAAGCGAACAGCCTCCGCAACAACCCAGACTGGCTCCTAACCAGCCTAGCAACCAGCAGGAAATTGACTCGCGGTCTGTTTATTTGGGCAACGTGGACTATTCCGCTTTACCCGGAGATCTGAAGGAGCTACTTGATGATTGTGGGGTCATAAACAGAATTACCATCCTGTATGATAAACACACCGGGAAGCCTCGTGGATACGCTTTTGTTGAGTTTGAAACGCACGAAGGTGCCCAAAAAGCTGTTGCTATGAACGGCACAGAATTCCGCGGACGTACTTTGACAGTTACTCCAAAACGGACCAATTATCCGGGAATCACCAATGCCAGACGGTATTCGGGTGCACCCCCACACAGAGGGAGGGGACGCGGTGGCCGCAGTGCTGCCTGGAGAGGGCGTACACACCATTTGAGGGAAGACGATGCTAAAAACGAGGAGCCCGCGAAGACTTCACCCGATTAA
- a CDS encoding Nucleolar protein 16 has translation MVSVRKRKMARSSVKKATRRTKDRQRQVRNFGNSIIAANWDPKLSLSQNYEKMGLKVRLSQQTGGVEKKITPQFPESDDEFVVDETEEEEEKKDESKDSLDPADIPEGTAKLVRDDQGNVIKVIYGTKKITQEVEQEKPSTEVVKKLEELAQHKVVKERKQSAREIDWLADLYNKYGDDYEKMKWDKKLNPYQHSAGELKKRITKWKKTQGLST, from the coding sequence ATGGTGTCCGTTCGTAAGCGTAAGATGGCCAGATCGTCGGTCAAAAAGGCCACGAGACGCACGAAGGACAGACAAAGGCAAGTGAGGAATTTTGGGAACTCCATCATTGCGGCAAACTGGGATCCAAAGTTGTCTCTGTCACAGAACTATGAGAAAATGGGTTTGAAAGTGCGACTGTCACAACAAACTGGTGGAGTGGAAAAGAAAATCACCCCTCAGTTCCCCGAAAGCGATGATGAGTTTGTCGTTGATGAGActgaggaagaggaagaaaagaaagacgaaTCAAAGGACTCTTTAGACCCAGCAGACATCCCCGAAGGAACAGCTAAACTTGTGCGTGATGATCAAGGAAATGTTATCAAAGTCATATATGGTACAAAGAAAATAACGCAGGAGGTTGAACAGGAAAAGCCTTCCACGGAAGTGGTCAAGAAACTTGAGGAGCTTGCTCAGCACAAGGTGGTAAAGGAACGCAAACAGAGCGCACGAGAGATTGATTGGCTAGCTGATCTGTACAATAAGTACGGAGATGACTATGAAAAGATGAAATGGgacaagaaactcaacCCTTATCAGCACAGTGCTGGTGagttgaaaaagagaatCACTAAATGGAAGAAAACCCAGGGCTTGAGCACATAA
- a CDS encoding Mitochondrial-processing peptidase subunit alpha, with translation MLNHILALSRQPSRRALSTISQTKIKTLPSGIKLVVDETPSHFSAVGLYVNAGSRFEDRYDLTGCSHLMDKMAYRSTTEMSGAEMVEKLNHLGGNYMCASSRETLIYQASVFNQDVDKMFKLLSDTIARPALLDEEINEQISNARYELNELWLQSDMILPELLQQTAYSGKNLGCPLLCPQEELDKVTSAKLRQYRDLFYRPDRLVVAMSGVPFEKAEELTLKNLEDFKARNSTEIIKDPAVYTGGEFSTPYPEELAYMGQEFHHIHVGFEGVPIQDEEVYKLATLQMLIGGGGSFSAGGPGKGMYSRAYTRILNQYGFVESCKSFIHNFSDSGLFGISLSCIPQANRVMGELIGFELSLLMEDNVRNGGITDSEVERSKNQLKSSLMMNLESKMVQLEDMGRQVQIYGKRVDVLEMCEKIDRITRHDLIDIAKRVLTGSKPTIVIQGDRDSFGDVAETLAKSGLGTDKKTKKGWFV, from the coding sequence ATGTTGAATCATATCCTTGCCCTAAGCAGACAGCCTTCTCGGCGTGCTCTGAGCACCATATCGCAAacaaaaatcaaaacctTACCTAGCGGGATCAAGCTGGTGGTAGACGAGACTCCCAGTCATTTCAGTGCTGTGGGACTATATGTTAATGCCGGCTCCAGATTCGAAGATAGATATGATTTAACAGGGTGTTCGCACCTGATGGATAAAATGGCATATAGAAGCACTACTGAAATGTCTGGAGCGGAAATGGTGGAGAAACTAAATCACTTGGGCGGCAACTATATGTGTGCGTCATCAAGAGAGACTCTTATTTATCAAGCAAGCGTATTCAACCAAGATGTGGACAAAATGTTCAAGCTCTTGAGTGATACAATTGCCAGACCAGCATTGCTAGACGAGGAGATAAACGAGCAAATTAGCAACGCGCGGTATGAACTGAATGAGCTGTGGCTTCAAAGCGACATGATATTGCCAGAACTCCTTCAACAGACAGCATACAGCGGCAAAAACTTGGGTTGTCCTCTACTCTGCCCCcaggaggagctggacaaggtGACATCGGCCAAATTGCGCCAATATAGAGACTTGTTCTATAGACCTGATCGACTGGTGGTGGCTATGAGCGGTGTACCTTTTGAAAAAGCCGAGGAACTTACATTGAAAAACCTCGAAGAtttcaaagccagaaaTAGCACAGAGATTATCAAGGACCCAGCAGTGTATACAGGGGGAGAGTTCTCGACTCCTTACCCTGAAGAGCTTGCTTACATGGGTCAGGAATTCCATCATATCCACGTTGGCTTCGAAGGTGTGCCCATTCAAGACGAAGAGGTCTACAAGCTTGCTACCTTGCAAATGCTCATCGGTGGAGGTGgctcattttctgctggtgGTCCTGGAAAAGGAATGTACTCTAGAGCATACACGCGAATCTTGAACCAGTATGGATTTGTGGAGTCGTGCAAATCTTTCATTCACAACTTCAGTGACAGTGGATTGTTCGGCATCTCTTTGAGTTGCATTCCACAGGCGAACCGTGTGATGGGCGAGCTGATTGGATTTGAGCTCTCGCTCTTAATGGAGGATAATGTCAGAAATGGCGGAATCACAGATAGTGAGGTCGAACGATCCAAGAATCAGCTGAAGtcgtccttgatgatgaatTTAGAAAGTAAGATGGTCCAATTGGAAGACATGGGTCGTCAAGTCCAGATCTACGGTAAACGGGTCGACGTACTCGAGATGTGCGAAAAGATTGATAGAATCACCAGACATGACCTTATAGATATTGCAAAGAGGGTGCTTACCGGAAGCAAGCCAACCATTGTTATCCAAGGCGATAGAGACTCTTTTGGAGATGTTGCTGAGACTCTGGCCAAGTCCGGTTTGGGAACCGATaagaaaacaaagaagGGTTGGTTCGTGTAA
- a CDS encoding Ceramide very long chain fatty acid hydroxylase SCS7 encodes MNNRRLPLVSRRQFEAHTTVKSCWVTLYNRNIYDVTDFLDEHPAGSELILEYAGKDITQILADPSSHTHSESAYEMLNDEMLIGYLATPEEEEELLSKHQNMEVIPDTIDLTEFGDLPSEQLLSVRTDVDEDYRKHKFLDLNKPLLIQVLTANWTKEFYLDQVHRPRHYGKGSAPLFGNFLEPLSVTPWYVVPLIWLPVNFYVFYIGFVNQNKFLALALWALGLFVWTLIEYLMHRFLFHIDNYLPEHQLAFTVHFLLHGVHHYLPMDKKRLVMPPTLFIVLCYPFYKLVFAILPYYAACSGFAGGFLGYILYDCTHYILHHAKLPKYLQDLKTYHLEHHYKNYELGFGVTSKFWDRVFGTLLNPEDVYQKRN; translated from the coding sequence ATGAATAACAGACGTCTACCACTCGTGTCTCGCAGACAATTTGAGGCCCATACTACTGTTAAGTCATGCTGGGTGACCCTATACAATAGAAATATCTACGATGTCACTGATTTCCTTGATGAACACCCGGCCGGCAGTGAATTAATTTTGGAGTATGCTGGTAAAGACATCACCCAAATCCTTGCCGATCCTAGCAGTCACACTCACTCCGAGAGCGCCTACGAGATGCTGAATGACGAAATGCTTATCGGATACTTGGCTACAccagaagaggaagaggaacTTCTTTCTAAACATCAGAACATGGAAGTGATTCCGGACACAATTGATCTGACTGAATTTGGTGATCTGCCTTCGGAGCAGCTGTTGAGCGTTAGAACAGATGTTGACGAAGACTATAGAAAGCACAAGTTCCTGGATCTCAACAAACCATTACTTATTCAGGTCCTCACTGCCAACTGGACCAAGGAATTTTACCTTGACCAGGTTCACAGACCCAGACACTACGGGAAAGGCTCGGCCCCTCTTTTCGGAaactttttggagcctCTTTCGGTGACACCTTGGTATGTGGTTCCACTTATTTGGCTTCCAGTCAACTTCTACGTTTTCTACATCGGATTTGTCAACCAGAACAAATTCTTGGCACTGGCTCTCTGGGCTCTAGGACTATTCGTGTGGACCTTGATCGAATACCTCATGCATCGGTTCCTTTTCCACATTGATAACTACCTTCCAGAACACCAGCTTGCATTTACTGTTCATTTTCTGTTGCACGGTGTCCACCACTACCTACCTATGGACAAAAAAAGATTGGTGATGCCACCAACACTATTTATTGTTTTGTGCTATCCGTTCTACAAGCTTGTGTTTGCAATTTTGCCTTATTATGCTGCCTGCTCCGGATTTGCTGGAGGATTCCTTGGCTATATTCTTTACGACTGCACTCATTATATTCTCCACCATGCCAAGCTCCCAAAATACCTCCAGGATCTCAAGACTTACCATCTGGAGCACCATTATAAAAATTATGAGCTTGGTTTCGGTGTCACCAGCAAATTCTGGGATCGTGTGTTTGGCACGCTTTTGAATCCTGAAGACGTGTACCAAAAGAGAAATTAA